The nucleotide sequence TATGACTATATTaggatgatgttttgtttttgtcgggGGATCTTGATATTTTGTGGGTGGGATACTCcttattaaaatttgatgatGGGgggatttgatattttttgtgggATCCTCCTTATTAAACTCTAATGTGTTAGGATGATTGTTCTTGTTGTCTTCTAGTTTTATGTgggatattggtattttttgGCAGTTCTCGTTAGATTCTTCTGACTTCAAACGTTAAGCTTAAAACAGGGTGAAATAGCGTAGAagacctaaaaaacaaaaaggaagaaaaaagaaaaaaaaaatacaagtagCGTACAGCGAAAGCTTAGTAAACATCTGATTGAAGTTAACTCAGAGACTTCTACTGCAACCTACTTCATACACATCCCAAGAATCATGGCAATGACAACAATGAAACCTATCAAAGACAATACCTCTCATTAGCTGCCATAACATCAGATTCCAACTTCTTCTTAGCTTCCTCATATTTGTTAACCAACTCGGAGTTTTCCAAACCATTAACAACTTGTTTACTCATTGCCCTTATAGATTCTTTAAGtaccttgatttcttctttctgcCGACGAATCTCATCCCTCGCCTCCAATAAGCTCCGCTTTTGCCAACCACGTGATGGTTCTTCGTCTGACCAATTGGAAAACCCATGAATAGTGCATCTGAAGAAATTTCTTCCCGGATTTGCATCTGTCCATGATTTCACAAGTATCGTCGATCTACCGCAGTAGTTGTAGATTGGACCAAGAATTTGTATTTGCAAATTTGACCCCGAAATTTGACTCATCATTCTCTATCTCACGCTAGTtaacgaagaagagaaaaaaatgaaatcccTTTAGGAGAAAATGACAGGCAAAAAGTGTCTTTAATAATGTCGACTTGAACACGTGGAATAATcccaaaaatattacaaagacAAATTACTGCTAAGGAAATTCTCATAAGAAGACTTCACGAGGAAGTTAACTTCTATTCTCCATCTTCAGCAACCTGAACAAATACTTGTTAGTATAACCGACGATCAgccacaaaacattaaaaatagtCAAGTGAATGTTACTCACACAATGAGGTCGAGTATGTCCAGGCTGCCTGCATTTTGAACAAGCATATGGCTTATGAGCCTTTCGGCTTGCTCCCTTTTTTACGTGACAGTTCTTGCCATGTAAGCCAACAAGACTTCTTTTGCCTACCAGGCCGACACTTCGGTACGGGAGGTATACATCGGATATCTGTCCCAATTGGATCGTGCTCGACATTGGGCATGATATTAGCCGCGTACGACGCATACACAAAATCTTTTCTATAGTAAGGATGATCAGTCATGGTAGACATATGCCAACCACTTGACTTGGTAGCCTTAATTGCATGTGAACAAGGTATTTTCTCAACATCAAACACCCCACATGAACAAGATTTTGCTTCCAAGTCAACCATACAGTCATGTTGCCCTCCCCTAACTTGGAAACGCCAACCATCTATGCGTTCGACCGTCATCATATCTGCGTAATGCTCCCTTACGGCCAATAAGTACTCAACACCCCGACTAAAAGTAGTTGTCAGATTCAGTGCATCCTCTCGTCTTTTCCAATACCACCTACCTAACTTTTTCGTAATAAACTCAATGAGATATGTGATGGGATAACCTTTGGCTTTCTTTAGCATGGATTTGATAGATTCCGCAATGTTACTAGTCTTgatgttgtatctatctcctggacAATAAACTCGAGACCATAAAGCCGGATCTGCCTCATTCACCTACGCTGCAAGGGCCGGATTTACGTTGTGTAAGTGAGGCCATGTAGCGGTTGTAATCATCATGCGTATGTGCATATGCTGCCCCTTTCACCAAGTACATCAGTTGCTTCCCattgaaattagaaattatgttttgttggagATGGTAGTAACATATCCCTCGTGTTGCCCATGGCATAACATTGTGACATGCTTTAGCAATAGAAATGAGCCTATCCGAAACCACTACCAATGGATATTCATCCGAGATACACTCacttaatttggtgaaaaaccaCTCCCATCAAGCATCATACTCCGAGTCAAGAATTCCAAAAGCCAACGGAAAGATCTGAAAGTTACCATCTTGTGCGCAAGCGACTAGCAATACACCTTCATACTTGCCATTGAGATGGAtcccatcaaccacaataacGCGCCTCACGTAATAGAAACAACGGATTGAAGCATCGAAAGATATGAAAAGGTACTTAAACCTATGgtcgtcatcaacaacaacgTCAACGACACTTCTAGGGTTTGACTGCTCTATTTTCCTAAGACTTCTAGGCAACTTCGCATATCCGGATTCGGTGCTTCCTCTCATATATTCTTGGGCATATTGTAAAGACCTTTACGAAGTTTTATTATCCAAAGTCATACCGAACATTTTCCTCATTGAATCTTTGATATGTTATGGGAAAACACCATCTACTATTCCTTTCCGGTCTATAAAAAGCCTCCCAATATATTTAGGAGTGCAACGCTTACGGTTGGTGTTGCGATCCACAATATAACATTTATGCACGTTCAGATATTTGGTGACCCAAAAAGTGTTTGGGTCATTCTTCATAGTAGCCACGACCCTCCATGTGCATCCTGACACAGAGCATATTGCCACCAACCGAGACTTTGTGGACTTCTtatttttgaaagagaattttaacatTACTGCATTCAAACGCACCTCAGTTATGACATCATCTTTGCATGGAAAGCATTGACCTACTTTCAGTTGGTCTATCCAAAGATTATTAACTGTCCATGAATACCACCAAAAAAATGTTTCCCTTCTTCAGCATCTACATCTAggtcatctccatctccatcgtcatcttcatcttcaaatttcTCGTACTCACTGTAATTGaaatccatgtcatcaacatctttcggCTTCTCATCTGCATGGTCATCATCATGGAAAGCTTCTGCACATTCTTTGGCACCTGGATCTACATCGTTACCAAATTCATCTGTTGGCTCTCC is from Camelina sativa cultivar DH55 chromosome 20, Cs, whole genome shotgun sequence and encodes:
- the LOC104772697 gene encoding uncharacterized protein LOC104772697, with the protein product MRGSTESGYAKLPRSLRKIEQSNPRSVVDVVVDDDHRFKYLFISFDASIRCFYYVRRVIVVDGIHLNGKYEGVLLVACAQDVVSDRLISIAKACHNVMPWATRGICYYHLQQNIISNFNGKQLMYLVKGAAYAHTHDDYNRYMASLTQRDRYNIKTSNIAESIKSMLKKAKGYPITYLIEFITKKLGRWYWKRREDALNLTTTFSRGVEYLLAVREHYADMMTVERIDGWRFQVRGGQHDCMVDLEAKSCSCGVFDVEKIPCSHAIKATKSSGWHMSTMTDHPYYRKDFVYASYAANIMPNVEHDPIGTDIRCIPPVPKCRPGRQKKSCWLTWQELSRKKGSKPKGS